Proteins from one Listeria weihenstephanensis genomic window:
- a CDS encoding competence protein ComK, whose product MQKKMKTPVYEINPHTMIILPLKTKTGINSEVFELNDHRITSFTPLFLIKTSCQFFGSSYEGRKDGTRFLTGVTHKPPIMIDPVSFTYAFPTTSAGRDDCIWVFPQHISEYYDSNYNCTTIRFTNNQKIKISVSFSTFNNQMARVSMLHMKFSQKMRNVENEYPYSNLLFPPTSLTAENRAPYILSDVKESNNKFLDFSFSDENNKKKKHKDEEE is encoded by the coding sequence ATGCAAAAGAAAATGAAAACGCCAGTGTATGAGATTAATCCTCATACCATGATAATCTTGCCCTTAAAGACAAAAACGGGAATCAACTCAGAAGTGTTTGAATTAAACGACCATCGTATAACTAGTTTTACCCCTTTATTTCTAATTAAAACAAGTTGCCAATTTTTTGGTTCTAGTTATGAAGGTAGAAAAGATGGTACACGCTTTTTAACAGGTGTTACACACAAGCCACCCATTATGATTGATCCTGTAAGCTTTACCTATGCTTTTCCTACCACGTCAGCAGGAAGAGATGATTGCATTTGGGTGTTTCCACAGCATATATCCGAATATTATGATTCTAATTACAATTGTACAACCATCCGATTTACCAACAATCAAAAAATAAAAATATCCGTTTCTTTTTCTACATTTAATAATCAGATGGCCAGAGTTTCCATGTTACATATGAAGTTTTCTCAGAAAATGCGTAATGTGGAAAATGAATATCCATACTCTAATCTATTGTTTCCTCCAACCTCTCTAACTGCTGAAAATCGCGCACCTTATATTCTAAGCGATGTAAAAGAGTCTAATAATAAATTTTTAGATTTTAGTTTTTCAGATGAGAATAATAAAAAGAAGAAACATAAAGACGAAGAAGAATAA
- a CDS encoding glycoside hydrolase family 3 protein — protein sequence MKKYTISEKDGYVLVENQSGATLGYSLDSSVGLIEEDGYAFKDLNHTGKLDKYKDWRLPQEERIADLVARMSVEDIAGLMLYSAHQSLATTGLFGTMFAGTYDGKKLADSNKSILDLTDQQKAFLKEDRLRHVLLTAIEDLETAVTWNNRLQASAESLGLGIPVNISTDPRHTVSANTEFDAGSGGEISKWPHQLGLAATFSPALIKEFGEIAAKEYRALGITTALSPQVDMATEPRWMRFNGTFGEDSRLSADLARAYCEGFQNSADGWGKDSVNAMVKHWPGGGSGEAGRDAHFGYGKYAVYPGENFDEHLIPFTEGAFDLEKTGKASAVMPYYTISYGQTEDNVGNGYNKYLITDLLRDKYQYDGVVCTDWGITNDAPKVDSFLVGKPWGVEGLSIAERHYKILMAGVDQFGGNNDIAPVLDAYQIGIKEHGEVWMRERFNQSATRLLRNIFQTGLMENPYLDLEESKKQYGVEAYQEKGFLAQLQSIVMVKNAGKTLPLKEKQRVYIPNRKRPESFDWFGQPIPAVDELPVVPKMITQYYELVDVPEEADFAIVMMESPKSSGYTAEEGYLPISLQYRPYTATNARKVSIAGGDPLEHGTNRSYAGKTNVTENEADLEQLIMTKQKMGDKPVIVTLDSANPTVPAEFESYADAILVHFSSTTQALLEIISGRTEPSGLLPFQMPRDMETVETQQEDVAHDMIPYVDQENNEYDFAFGLNFSGEIKDERVKRYKR from the coding sequence ATGAAAAAATATACGATAAGCGAGAAGGATGGTTATGTTTTAGTTGAAAATCAAAGTGGTGCAACACTTGGCTATAGCCTTGATAGTTCAGTGGGACTAATTGAAGAAGATGGTTATGCGTTTAAAGACTTAAATCATACTGGAAAATTAGATAAATATAAGGATTGGCGGTTACCACAAGAGGAGCGAATTGCCGATTTAGTGGCACGAATGTCAGTAGAAGATATCGCTGGTTTGATGCTTTACAGTGCACATCAATCGCTTGCTACAACTGGACTTTTTGGTACAATGTTTGCGGGTACGTATGATGGTAAGAAATTAGCAGATAGTAATAAGTCGATTTTAGATTTAACGGATCAACAGAAGGCATTTTTAAAAGAGGATCGGCTGCGTCATGTTCTGCTCACTGCAATAGAGGATTTAGAGACGGCGGTTACATGGAACAATCGTCTGCAAGCATCAGCGGAATCACTAGGTTTAGGAATTCCAGTAAATATCAGTACTGATCCGAGACATACTGTAAGCGCGAATACGGAATTCGATGCTGGGTCTGGCGGTGAGATTTCGAAATGGCCACATCAGCTGGGTTTGGCAGCTACTTTTTCGCCAGCGTTAATTAAAGAATTTGGTGAAATTGCTGCAAAGGAATATAGAGCTTTGGGAATAACGACAGCGCTTTCGCCTCAGGTTGATATGGCAACAGAACCAAGATGGATGCGCTTTAATGGCACGTTTGGTGAGGACAGTCGTTTAAGTGCCGACCTAGCTAGAGCTTATTGCGAAGGCTTCCAAAACAGTGCGGACGGTTGGGGCAAAGATAGCGTGAACGCAATGGTGAAGCATTGGCCTGGTGGTGGAAGTGGTGAAGCTGGACGTGATGCTCATTTTGGCTATGGAAAATACGCGGTATATCCAGGCGAGAACTTTGATGAGCATCTGATTCCATTTACAGAAGGTGCTTTTGATTTGGAGAAGACGGGTAAGGCGAGCGCGGTGATGCCGTATTACACAATTAGCTACGGCCAGACGGAAGATAATGTTGGAAATGGCTATAATAAGTATTTAATTACAGACTTATTGCGCGATAAGTATCAATATGACGGTGTTGTTTGTACAGATTGGGGCATTACGAATGATGCGCCAAAAGTTGATTCTTTCTTGGTTGGAAAGCCATGGGGCGTTGAAGGTTTATCGATTGCAGAGCGTCACTATAAAATTTTGATGGCAGGTGTTGACCAATTTGGTGGAAATAATGATATAGCGCCAGTACTCGACGCGTATCAAATAGGCATCAAGGAGCACGGAGAAGTATGGATGCGCGAGCGATTTAATCAAAGTGCTACACGCTTGTTACGGAATATTTTTCAAACAGGACTAATGGAGAATCCGTATCTAGACCTTGAAGAATCTAAGAAACAGTATGGTGTGGAGGCGTACCAAGAAAAAGGCTTTTTAGCACAACTTCAATCCATTGTGATGGTGAAAAATGCGGGGAAAACCTTGCCGTTGAAAGAGAAACAACGCGTGTACATTCCAAACCGTAAGCGCCCGGAATCATTTGATTGGTTTGGGCAACCGATACCGGCCGTGGATGAGTTGCCAGTTGTGCCGAAAATGATTACCCAATATTACGAATTAGTAGATGTGCCGGAAGAAGCTGATTTTGCGATTGTGATGATGGAGTCTCCAAAATCGTCTGGTTATACGGCCGAAGAGGGCTATTTACCAATTTCATTGCAATATCGCCCATACACAGCTACAAATGCCCGAAAAGTAAGCATTGCTGGAGGCGACCCATTAGAACATGGAACGAATCGTAGCTATGCGGGTAAAACAAATGTGACAGAAAATGAGGCGGATTTGGAGCAGCTTATCATGACCAAACAAAAAATGGGAGATAAACCAGTCATCGTCACGTTAGATAGTGCTAATCCAACAGTCCCAGCCGAGTTTGAGTCCTATGCCGATGCTATTTTAGTCCACTTCAGTTCAACGACACAGGCATTACTGGAAATTATCAGCGGTAGAACGGAACCTAGTGGCTTACTTCCATTCCAAATGCCAAGAGATATGGAAACGGTGGAGACACAGCAAGAAGATGTCGCACATGATATGATTCCTTATGTGGATCAAGAGAATAACGAGTACGACTTTGCTTTTGGTTTGAATTTTTCAGGTGAGATTAAAGACGAGCGAGTGAAGCGGTATAAACGATAA
- a CDS encoding AraC family transcriptional regulator → MSKTIYESIQMDDNLPMRILHIYPDSPLLLRDPTIPKLELDTVHFVPPHWHRSLELTYVVDGGITLRTGDKVKTYMKDSLFIINSGDIHEVSNVPSDNVEVVCLLISNDYVQSLQPECADIRFDLSTTTETHEAFIQLYQDILELYYAEDPFNYLKIQGKLLEVMYLLFTHHRVEETPHLLKKHVKTQELNKKILEYIHENYDKNLSLEMMAKEFHFSREHFARMFKETFDKTFLCYVSDYRLYRAFPEIVNSEKTIEEISLKHGFSSSKSLITQFKKKYQETPMKYRQKNKVVILDHNEINIHSKTM, encoded by the coding sequence TTGAGTAAAACAATTTATGAATCTATTCAGATGGATGATAATTTGCCGATGAGAATTCTTCATATTTATCCTGATAGTCCGCTTTTGTTACGTGATCCTACCATTCCTAAACTGGAGCTTGATACAGTTCATTTTGTACCACCTCACTGGCACCGTAGTTTAGAGCTGACTTACGTTGTAGATGGTGGTATTACTCTGCGCACAGGAGATAAGGTGAAGACGTACATGAAGGATTCACTTTTTATTATCAATAGTGGTGATATTCATGAGGTAAGCAATGTCCCATCAGATAATGTAGAAGTCGTTTGCTTGCTCATTTCCAATGATTACGTGCAATCGCTTCAACCTGAGTGTGCGGACATTCGTTTTGATCTATCCACAACAACCGAAACGCATGAAGCATTCATCCAGTTATATCAAGATATATTGGAGCTTTATTATGCAGAGGATCCGTTTAATTATTTAAAAATTCAAGGGAAACTACTTGAAGTTATGTACTTGTTATTCACGCATCATCGGGTGGAAGAAACACCACATCTATTGAAAAAACATGTAAAAACGCAAGAGCTTAATAAAAAAATTCTGGAGTACATTCATGAAAACTATGATAAGAATCTAAGTTTAGAAATGATGGCAAAGGAGTTTCATTTTTCAAGAGAACATTTTGCGAGAATGTTTAAGGAGACATTCGATAAAACGTTCCTTTGTTATGTAAGCGATTACCGCCTGTATCGAGCGTTTCCAGAGATCGTAAATAGTGAAAAAACAATCGAGGAAATCAGCTTAAAACATGGCTTTTCCAGCTCAAAGTCTCTCATTACCCAATTCAAAAAGAAATATCAAGAAACGCCAATGAAGTACAGGCAGAAAAATAAAGTTGTTATCTTAGACCATAACGAAATTAATATTCATTCTAAAACAATGTAA
- the pfkB gene encoding 1-phosphofructokinase, translating into MIYTVTLNPSIDYIVEVDDLKLGELNRMNAAVKLPGGKGVNVSRILNQLKINNRALGFLGGFTGEFIREWLEKEGSESQFTYIKDDTRINIKLKHGEETEINGLGPSIDSKETLQFLENFESMKARDIVILSGSIPPSLGNDFYNQIIEKCEAGGIDFMIDTTGQSLLNTLEKKPFLIKPNHHELAEAFGIKFSGLEDVIVYGKKCLEMGAKHVIVSMAGDGALLFVGDKVYQSNTPVGVVKNSVGAGDSMIGGFVGTYQETQDVLEAFKVAVATGSATAFSTDLATYDDIQKLIPEVRISQI; encoded by the coding sequence ATGATTTATACAGTAACTTTAAATCCCTCAATTGATTATATTGTTGAGGTAGATGATCTAAAATTAGGTGAATTAAATAGAATGAATGCTGCGGTGAAATTACCTGGTGGTAAGGGCGTGAATGTTTCGCGAATCTTAAATCAATTAAAGATAAATAATCGCGCATTGGGTTTTTTAGGTGGTTTCACAGGTGAATTCATTCGAGAATGGTTAGAAAAAGAGGGTAGCGAGAGCCAGTTTACGTATATTAAAGACGATACGAGAATCAACATTAAATTGAAACATGGCGAGGAGACTGAAATTAATGGTCTTGGCCCATCAATTGATTCAAAGGAGACCCTTCAATTTCTTGAAAACTTCGAATCAATGAAGGCTAGAGATATTGTCATCTTATCCGGAAGTATACCGCCTTCATTGGGAAATGATTTTTATAACCAGATTATTGAGAAGTGTGAGGCTGGGGGTATCGATTTTATGATTGACACAACTGGTCAAAGCTTACTTAATACGCTGGAAAAGAAACCATTTCTGATTAAGCCGAATCACCACGAATTAGCAGAGGCTTTTGGGATCAAATTTTCTGGTTTGGAAGATGTAATAGTCTACGGAAAGAAATGTCTTGAGATGGGCGCCAAACATGTTATTGTTTCTATGGCAGGTGATGGGGCCTTACTATTTGTAGGTGATAAAGTATACCAATCGAATACGCCGGTTGGGGTTGTGAAAAATTCAGTAGGTGCTGGGGATTCCATGATCGGAGGTTTCGTTGGTACGTATCAAGAAACACAGGATGTACTTGAAGCTTTTAAAGTTGCTGTGGCGACTGGAAGTGCTACCGCTTTTTCAACGGATTTAGCGACATACGATGATATTCAAAAATTAATTCCAGAAGTTAGGATTTCACAGATATAA
- a CDS encoding phosphatase PAP2 family protein: MIRVKRSSKILLAVGIVAFVLFTISDLQISMNIFNEQSAFGKFFEAFGELPMSYVGAFSSAALLVTTRKAAAWKFYLALVSFGILLVFFSFMSSFLVASHLNLPTWTVLLSTCVYIILFFLLAKAVPGKYRIPLRRAAIVGLVLSFAAVLIITLLKMLWGRMRFRSMIDPTNEFTPWYLPQSFTTNNEFMSFPSGHAANSAVIMWITLLPTFIPVLKNKQLLLQIIVAIWIALVMISRVIMGAHFSTDVMMGMLISLGVFVLLRSKFIKSDSVGNK, from the coding sequence GTGATACGTGTGAAAAGAAGCAGTAAAATTTTGTTGGCTGTCGGAATCGTTGCTTTCGTTTTATTCACAATTTCTGATTTACAGATTTCAATGAATATCTTCAATGAACAGTCAGCATTTGGAAAGTTTTTTGAGGCATTTGGAGAGTTACCAATGTCTTATGTGGGCGCTTTTTCATCTGCGGCTTTGCTTGTTACGACAAGAAAAGCCGCAGCTTGGAAGTTTTATTTAGCGCTTGTTAGTTTTGGAATATTGCTTGTGTTCTTTTCCTTCATGTCTAGTTTTTTGGTCGCGTCGCATTTAAACTTACCAACTTGGACTGTGCTGTTATCAACTTGCGTGTACATCATTCTCTTTTTCTTGCTCGCCAAGGCAGTTCCAGGCAAGTATCGAATTCCATTACGACGAGCGGCGATAGTGGGGCTGGTTCTTTCTTTCGCAGCAGTGTTGATTATCACCTTACTAAAAATGTTGTGGGGACGCATGCGATTTAGGAGTATGATCGATCCGACGAATGAGTTCACACCTTGGTACTTACCGCAAAGCTTTACGACGAATAATGAGTTTATGTCCTTCCCTTCTGGACATGCTGCAAATTCTGCGGTTATTATGTGGATTACGCTATTACCGACGTTTATCCCTGTTTTGAAAAATAAGCAACTGTTGCTACAAATTATTGTGGCGATCTGGATTGCATTGGTGATGATCAGTCGTGTTATCATGGGCGCTCATTTTTCGACAGATGTCATGATGGGGATGCTAATTTCTTTAGGTGTTTTTGTTCTCTTAAGATCCAAATTTATTAAATCAGATTCAGTTGGAAATAAATGA
- a CDS encoding PTS fructose transporter subunit IIABC has translation MKITDILSQDTMILSLKATTKEAAIDEMIAKLAEKGKINDSALFKAEIMKREQESSTGIGEGIAMPHAKTSAVNTPTVVFAKSENGLDYESLDGQPAYLFFMIAATDGANQTHLETLAALSRLLIHPDFVNKLRTATSTQEVVDLFDAAQGEAEEIPAESNTTSSQDKPFVVAVTACPTGIAHTYMAEDALKNKAKEMGIDIRVETNGSDGAKNKLTSDEIARANGVIVAADKKVEMARFDGKHVLQTPVSDGIRKPEELINKAVAKDAPIYHSNGEKDTSSDDGQKVSIGSRIYKDLMNGISHMLPFVVGGGILLAFSFLLEQYFPGAKDFTDMLGAISGGKTGAFMFLIPILSGFIAMSIADRPGLMPGMVGGLLAATSDAGFLGGLLAGFLAGYVVLGLKVLFSKLPKTLEGLKPILIYPVLGLLVTGGLMYFVFDPIFSKINLFLVDQLQSLGTANAVILGTVLGGMMAIDMGGPFNKAAYTFAIGVFTSTGNTDGAFMAAVMAGGMVPPLAIALATTIFKNKFTSDERQAGITNYVLGLSFITEGAIPFAAADPLRVITSCVLGSAVAGGLTQFWHINVPAPHGGIFVAGLANHAGLFLLSILIGTVISGLLYGFWKKAI, from the coding sequence ATGAAGATTACAGATATTTTAAGTCAAGATACAATGATACTTTCTCTAAAAGCAACGACCAAAGAGGCCGCAATTGATGAAATGATTGCAAAGCTTGCTGAAAAGGGGAAAATTAATGATTCAGCGTTATTTAAAGCAGAAATTATGAAGCGTGAGCAAGAGAGTTCTACAGGTATTGGCGAAGGAATTGCTATGCCACACGCAAAGACAAGTGCTGTAAATACACCAACTGTAGTTTTTGCAAAGAGCGAAAATGGGCTTGATTATGAATCTCTGGATGGTCAGCCAGCATACCTCTTCTTCATGATTGCTGCAACTGACGGAGCGAATCAAACGCATCTGGAAACTTTAGCTGCGTTATCACGACTATTAATTCACCCGGATTTTGTAAATAAATTACGAACAGCTACCTCTACTCAAGAAGTTGTAGATTTATTTGATGCCGCGCAAGGTGAGGCGGAAGAAATTCCTGCAGAGAGCAATACTACAAGTTCACAAGACAAGCCTTTTGTTGTTGCAGTTACCGCGTGTCCCACGGGAATTGCGCATACTTATATGGCTGAGGATGCGTTAAAGAACAAAGCAAAAGAAATGGGTATTGATATACGCGTTGAAACAAATGGTTCAGACGGTGCTAAAAATAAATTAACATCAGATGAAATAGCGCGTGCAAATGGTGTCATTGTTGCTGCCGATAAAAAAGTAGAAATGGCTCGATTTGATGGTAAACACGTCTTACAAACACCGGTAAGTGACGGAATTAGGAAGCCAGAGGAATTGATTAATAAAGCTGTTGCCAAGGATGCACCTATTTATCACAGTAATGGTGAAAAGGATACCAGTTCTGATGACGGACAAAAAGTGTCTATTGGAAGTCGAATTTATAAAGACTTAATGAACGGTATTTCTCATATGCTACCCTTTGTTGTTGGTGGAGGTATTTTACTAGCGTTCTCATTCCTATTAGAACAGTACTTCCCAGGAGCAAAAGACTTTACTGACATGCTTGGTGCTATCAGTGGCGGAAAAACTGGAGCATTTATGTTCTTAATTCCAATTTTATCTGGTTTTATTGCGATGAGTATTGCTGATCGCCCAGGTTTAATGCCAGGTATGGTCGGTGGGCTTCTTGCAGCTACATCAGATGCAGGTTTCCTAGGCGGCTTGCTTGCTGGGTTCTTAGCAGGTTACGTTGTTCTTGGATTAAAAGTTCTTTTTTCTAAGTTACCGAAAACGCTAGAAGGTTTGAAACCAATCTTAATTTATCCAGTACTTGGACTTTTAGTAACTGGTGGATTGATGTACTTTGTTTTTGATCCGATTTTTTCAAAAATAAATCTCTTTTTAGTGGATCAACTACAATCTCTTGGAACAGCGAATGCAGTTATTTTAGGAACTGTTCTGGGTGGTATGATGGCGATTGATATGGGTGGCCCATTTAATAAGGCTGCCTATACATTTGCTATTGGAGTATTTACAAGTACAGGAAATACAGATGGTGCGTTTATGGCGGCTGTTATGGCGGGAGGTATGGTGCCACCCCTTGCGATTGCACTTGCTACAACTATCTTTAAAAATAAATTTACATCGGATGAACGTCAAGCGGGGATTACAAATTATGTTCTAGGCTTATCCTTTATAACAGAGGGGGCTATACCATTTGCTGCGGCAGATCCCTTGCGTGTCATCACTTCTTGTGTGCTAGGATCAGCGGTTGCAGGCGGTTTGACACAATTCTGGCATATTAATGTGCCAGCTCCTCATGGTGGTATATTTGTTGCAGGATTAGCTAACCATGCAGGTCTGTTTTTGCTTTCTATACTGATAGGAACTGTTATTTCAGGATTATTATATGGATTCTGGAAAAAAGCAATATAA
- a CDS encoding helix-turn-helix domain-containing protein, which yields MNFGEKLISLRKKHQLTQKQLAEKIGVTSSTISKYENDNHRPPIFILAKLADELGTTTDFLLDDVAGLREKNSVNAFPLIGNPELEKWYLELPYSYSEEELLLLKRISEALGNRSI from the coding sequence ATGAATTTTGGAGAAAAGTTAATTTCACTTCGAAAAAAACATCAATTGACGCAGAAACAGTTAGCAGAAAAGATAGGTGTAACGTCATCAACCATTAGCAAATATGAAAATGATAATCACCGACCTCCTATATTTATTCTAGCTAAGCTAGCGGATGAACTGGGTACAACAACAGATTTCTTACTGGATGATGTTGCAGGGCTTAGGGAAAAAAATTCGGTAAATGCTTTTCCTTTGATTGGGAATCCTGAATTAGAAAAATGGTATTTGGAGTTACCTTACTCTTATTCTGAAGAAGAGTTATTGCTTTTGAAAAGAATTTCGGAGGCATTGGGGAATCGAAGTATATAG
- a CDS encoding IDEAL domain-containing protein, with protein sequence MEMRDFSSSLVNQVGVLKGEKELVNTFIECYMTMLLDEHQVQQLKDEIDIALDNQDKAKFYLLTEKLNKMQQEMLII encoded by the coding sequence ATGGAAATGCGAGATTTTTCAAGTTCATTAGTTAATCAAGTTGGAGTTCTAAAAGGAGAAAAAGAATTGGTTAATACTTTCATTGAATGCTACATGACAATGCTCCTTGATGAACATCAGGTACAACAATTAAAAGACGAAATTGATATTGCACTGGATAATCAGGACAAAGCTAAATTTTATCTTTTAACAGAGAAATTAAACAAAATGCAGCAGGAAATGCTCATTATTTAA
- a CDS encoding DeoR/GlpR family DNA-binding transcription regulator, with protein MLNAERHNLIMDLLKLRGSVKLRDIMDASDSSESTVRRDLADLEEQGLLKRVHGGAILSQERATELSMGEKSVINVRGKKEIARIAALTVADGDCIYLDAGSTTFEIIHFLAGRDITVVTNGLMHVEELVSLDLKAYILGGKMKAKTKAVIGGIALENIMNYRFDKAFIGANGINIVDGYTTPDMEEALLKRRVMNLSDETFIVADRTKLHHSHFAKMFDLEDAVIIIDQMEAEDKARFMKKTTVMEALE; from the coding sequence ATGTTGAATGCAGAAAGGCATAATCTTATAATGGATCTCCTTAAGCTAAGGGGAAGCGTTAAATTAAGAGATATTATGGATGCTTCGGATTCTTCGGAGTCAACGGTGCGACGCGATTTAGCAGATTTAGAAGAACAGGGATTGTTAAAACGTGTTCATGGTGGAGCAATCCTTAGTCAGGAACGTGCTACTGAATTAAGTATGGGTGAAAAATCAGTCATAAACGTTCGTGGGAAAAAAGAAATTGCACGAATAGCGGCATTGACAGTAGCAGATGGTGATTGTATTTACTTAGATGCAGGTTCTACTACATTTGAAATCATTCATTTTCTAGCGGGTAGGGATATTACTGTTGTAACAAATGGTCTGATGCATGTGGAAGAGCTCGTATCATTGGATTTAAAAGCTTATATTCTTGGCGGTAAAATGAAAGCGAAAACAAAGGCTGTTATTGGTGGTATTGCACTAGAGAATATTATGAATTACCGTTTTGATAAAGCTTTTATTGGAGCGAATGGAATTAATATTGTAGATGGGTATACGACACCAGATATGGAAGAAGCCTTGTTGAAGCGAAGAGTTATGAACCTCTCTGACGAAACTTTTATAGTTGCAGATAGAACGAAGCTACATCATAGTCATTTCGCAAAAATGTTTGATCTAGAAGATGCGGTGATCATTATAGATCAGATGGAAGCGGAAGACAAGGCTAGATTTATGAAAAAAACAACTGTTATGGAGGCGTTAGAATGA
- a CDS encoding alpha/beta hydrolase produces the protein MERKYPESLVADIKRKQEVVMIDDVEVLLKNIPDCDIKGAMDPRLYKEMKKMALISNFIPKSAFKMDASPKSLARLRKMFNSVDSYPMVKAEIAITKETVKAEDGYDIPMYCFKSKTPLENSPILYFIHGGGFFAGSVDVVTEALKLFVANTNMIAFSIDYRLAPENPYPTGHTDCYAGLNWIQENAARFGGDPANIFVAGDSAGGNLTQYCTNRALEDGTKAVRGQMLLYPTVNMGGVKDEHVNFSKEKYDIYPKHAKVINMSLDMMGGATDGLGEFLGTNDLMNKYLTPYMDVSPELPPTFVTVGEHDFLKIETLAYARKLTLAGVDTTTIVYKGLGHAYIDKVGYFPQSEDCIQEMTNFIIKYKG, from the coding sequence ATGGAAAGAAAATATCCAGAGAGCTTAGTTGCTGATATCAAGCGAAAGCAAGAAGTGGTCATGATAGACGACGTAGAAGTATTACTTAAAAATATACCTGATTGTGACATAAAAGGTGCGATGGATCCTCGTTTATATAAAGAAATGAAGAAAATGGCACTAATATCAAATTTTATCCCTAAAAGTGCGTTTAAAATGGATGCGAGTCCGAAATCATTAGCGAGATTGAGAAAGATGTTTAACAGTGTGGACAGTTATCCAATGGTAAAAGCGGAAATTGCGATAACAAAAGAGACTGTGAAGGCGGAGGATGGTTATGATATTCCAATGTATTGTTTCAAGTCTAAGACACCACTTGAGAATTCGCCGATACTTTATTTCATTCACGGAGGCGGTTTCTTTGCAGGTAGTGTAGATGTTGTGACAGAAGCACTCAAGCTATTTGTTGCTAATACGAATATGATCGCTTTTTCGATTGATTATCGCTTGGCACCGGAAAATCCATATCCAACGGGGCATACGGATTGTTATGCAGGGCTCAACTGGATTCAGGAAAATGCGGCTCGTTTTGGTGGAGATCCAGCAAATATTTTTGTTGCGGGTGACAGCGCTGGAGGGAATTTAACGCAATACTGTACGAATAGAGCATTGGAAGATGGGACAAAAGCGGTGAGAGGACAAATGTTGCTTTATCCGACCGTCAATATGGGTGGAGTGAAGGATGAGCATGTCAACTTTAGCAAAGAGAAGTATGATATCTATCCCAAACATGCCAAAGTGATTAATATGTCATTGGATATGATGGGCGGTGCTACAGATGGTTTGGGTGAATTTTTAGGAACGAACGATCTGATGAATAAATATTTAACACCATATATGGATGTTAGTCCAGAGTTGCCACCGACATTTGTAACAGTGGGAGAACACGATTTTCTTAAGATTGAGACATTAGCATATGCGCGTAAATTAACGCTTGCCGGAGTGGACACAACGACCATAGTGTATAAAGGGCTGGGACATGCTTATATTGATAAGGTTGGCTACTTCCCGCAAAGTGAAGATTGTATTCAGGAAATGACGAACTTTATTATAAAATATAAAGGGTGA